One genomic segment of Sminthopsis crassicaudata isolate SCR6 chromosome 4, ASM4859323v1, whole genome shotgun sequence includes these proteins:
- the TBPL1 gene encoding TATA box-binding protein-like 1: MDADSDVALDILITNVVCVFRTRCHLNLRKIALEGANVIYKRDVGKVLMKLRKPRITATIWSSGKIICTGATSEEEAKFGARRLARSLQKLGFQVIFTDFKVVNVLAVCNMPFEIRLPEFTKNNRPHASYEPELHPAVCYRIKALRATLQIFSTGSITVTGPNVKAVATAVEQIYPYVFESRKEIL; encoded by the exons ATGGATGCAGATAGTGATGTTGCATTGGACATTTTAATTACAAACGTAGTCTGTGTTTTTAGAACCAGATGCCATTTGAACTTAAGGAAGATTGCTTTAGAGGGAGCAAATGTAATTTACAAGCGTGATGTTGGA aaagtgttaATGAAGCTTAGAAAACCTAGAATTACAGCTACAATTTGGTCCTCAGGAAAAATTATTTGCACAGGAGCCACAAG CGAAGAAGAAGCTAAATTTGGTGCCAGGCGATTAGCCCGCAGTCTACAGAAACTTGGTTTTCAG GTAATATTTACAGATTTTAAAGTCGTTAATGTTTTGGCAGTGTGTAACATGCCCTTCGAAATTCGATTGCCAGAATTCACAAAGAACAATAGGCCTCATGCCAG ttatGAACCTGAACTTCATCCTGCAGTATGTTATCGCATAAAAGCTCTACGAGCTACATTACAGATTTTTTCAACAGGAAGTATCACAGTAACAG GGCCAAATGTAAAGGCTGTTGCTACTGCTGTGGAACAGATTTACCCATATGTgtttgaaagcagaaaagaaattttataa